In the Mycolicibacterium thermoresistibile genome, one interval contains:
- a CDS encoding LLM class F420-dependent oxidoreductase, with protein sequence MDFGLVLFTSDRGITPAKAATLADDHGFTTFYVPEHTHIPVKREAAHPTTGDSSLPDDRYMRTLDPWVSLATASAVTSRVRLSTAVALPVEHDPISLAKTIASLDHLSGGRVSLGVGFGWNTDELVDHGVPPKRRRTMLREYLEAMRALWTQEEASYQGEFVSFGPSWAWPKPVQAHIPVLVGAAGTEKNFKWIARSADGWITTPRDVDIEEPVKLLQDIWADAGRDGAPQIVALDFKPDPDKLARWRDLGVTEVLFGLPDRSDDEIAAYVERLAGKLGLS encoded by the coding sequence ATGGACTTCGGGCTCGTTCTCTTCACCAGCGATCGCGGGATCACTCCGGCCAAAGCCGCCACGTTGGCCGATGACCACGGCTTCACCACCTTCTACGTGCCCGAGCACACCCACATCCCGGTGAAGCGGGAGGCGGCCCACCCCACCACCGGGGACTCGTCACTGCCCGACGACCGCTACATGCGGACCCTCGACCCGTGGGTCAGCCTGGCGACCGCGTCCGCCGTCACCTCGCGGGTGCGGTTGTCGACGGCGGTGGCGCTGCCGGTCGAGCACGACCCGATCTCGCTGGCGAAGACGATCGCCTCGCTGGACCACCTGTCCGGCGGGCGGGTCAGCCTGGGGGTCGGATTCGGTTGGAACACCGATGAACTCGTCGATCACGGGGTTCCGCCGAAGCGTCGGCGCACGATGCTGCGGGAGTATCTGGAGGCGATGCGGGCGCTGTGGACCCAGGAGGAGGCGTCCTATCAGGGCGAGTTCGTCAGCTTCGGGCCGAGTTGGGCATGGCCGAAGCCGGTGCAGGCGCACATCCCGGTGCTGGTCGGCGCGGCCGGCACCGAGAAGAACTTCAAGTGGATCGCCCGCTCCGCCGACGGCTGGATCACCACGCCGCGCGACGTCGACATCGAAGAACCGGTCAAGCTGCTGCAGGACATCTGGGCCGATGCCGGCCGGGACGGCGCACCGCAGATCGTCGCCCTGGATTTCAAGCCCGACCCGGACAAACTGGCCCGCTGGCGCGACCTGGGCGTCACCGAGGTGCTGTTCGGGCTGCCGGACCGCTCCGACGACGAGATCGCCGCGTACGTCGAACGGCTCGCCGGCAAGCTCGGACTGTCCTGA
- a CDS encoding acetyl-CoA acetyltransferase, protein MVDQRTPVLVGVGQFTERLGEPDYRGMSAVELATEAARAAVADCGGRDVAAAIDTVAGVRQFEISGLAPAPLGKSDNYPRSVARRIGADPRRAVLEVIGGQSPQRLVTEFAGAIAAGEADVVLVMGSENTSTLRYFADRDDKPDHSETVGGQLEDRGYGYDGIIDDYSVTHGLVGAPPQYALLENARRARVGLSADDYRLAMAELFAPFSKVAAKNPYSSSPVERSVQELATVTDSNRMISDPYPRLMVARDQVNQGAAAVLMSVEAARRLGVPEDNWVYLHGHADLKEQPLLERPDLGAGPASVLAVQEALRVAGIGLDQVAAFDLYSCFPFPVFNICDGTGLATDDPRGLTLTGGLPFFGGPGNNYSLHAIAEAVTEMRGRPGQFALVGANGGFASKYSVGIYSTEPAEWRPDRSADLQEQIAAMPKVAITERADGAATVETYTVRYGRKGRTGIIVGRLDADNSRFLATTRDDDMLALLCEGEPLGAAFTVRSTEKGNRASL, encoded by the coding sequence ATGGTTGATCAGCGCACCCCGGTGCTCGTCGGCGTCGGACAGTTCACCGAACGTCTCGGCGAGCCGGACTACCGCGGCATGTCGGCGGTGGAGCTGGCGACCGAGGCGGCCCGCGCCGCGGTGGCCGACTGCGGCGGGCGCGACGTGGCGGCAGCCATCGACACCGTGGCCGGCGTCCGGCAGTTCGAGATCTCCGGACTCGCCCCGGCGCCGCTGGGCAAGTCCGACAACTATCCGCGGTCGGTGGCGCGGCGCATCGGCGCCGACCCGCGCCGTGCGGTGCTCGAAGTCATCGGCGGACAGTCCCCGCAACGGCTGGTCACCGAGTTCGCCGGCGCCATCGCCGCCGGCGAGGCGGACGTGGTGCTGGTGATGGGTTCGGAGAACACCTCGACCCTGCGCTACTTCGCCGACCGCGACGACAAACCCGACCACTCCGAGACCGTCGGCGGGCAGCTGGAAGACCGCGGTTACGGCTACGACGGCATCATCGACGACTACAGCGTCACACACGGGCTGGTAGGCGCCCCGCCCCAGTACGCACTGCTGGAGAACGCGCGGCGGGCCCGGGTGGGGCTCTCGGCCGACGACTACCGGCTGGCGATGGCCGAGTTGTTCGCCCCGTTCTCCAAGGTGGCCGCCAAGAACCCGTACTCGTCGTCGCCGGTGGAACGCAGCGTGCAGGAGCTGGCCACCGTCACCGACAGCAACCGGATGATCAGCGATCCCTATCCCCGGTTGATGGTGGCCCGCGACCAGGTGAACCAGGGCGCGGCCGCGGTGCTGATGTCGGTGGAGGCAGCGCGCCGGCTCGGTGTGCCCGAGGACAACTGGGTGTACCTGCACGGACACGCGGATCTGAAGGAACAGCCGCTGCTGGAACGGCCCGACCTCGGGGCCGGCCCGGCCTCGGTGCTGGCCGTGCAGGAGGCGCTGCGCGTCGCCGGTATCGGTCTGGATCAGGTGGCCGCGTTCGACCTGTACAGCTGCTTCCCGTTCCCGGTGTTCAACATCTGCGACGGCACCGGGCTGGCCACCGACGATCCGCGCGGTCTGACGCTGACCGGGGGCCTGCCGTTCTTCGGCGGTCCGGGCAACAACTACTCGCTGCACGCCATCGCCGAGGCGGTGACCGAGATGCGCGGCAGGCCGGGGCAGTTCGCATTGGTCGGCGCCAACGGCGGCTTCGCGAGCAAGTACTCGGTGGGAATCTACTCCACCGAACCCGCCGAGTGGCGGCCGGACCGCAGCGCCGACTTGCAGGAGCAGATCGCCGCGATGCCGAAGGTGGCGATCACCGAGCGGGCCGACGGCGCCGCCACCGTCGAGACCTACACGGTGCGCTACGGCCGCAAGGGCCGCACCGGCATCATCGTCGGACGGCTGGACGCGGACAACAGCCGGTTCCTGGCCACCACCCGCGACGACGACATGCTGGCGCTGCTGTGCGAGGGCGAACCGCTGGGCGCCGCGTTCACCGTGCGGTCGACCGAGAAGGGCAACCGCGCCTCACTCTGA
- the sucD gene encoding succinate--CoA ligase subunit alpha, which translates to MSIFLNKNSKVIVQGITGGEGTKHTALMLKAGTQIVGGVNARKAGTTVSHTDKDGKDVELPVFGTVEEAMKETGADVSVVFVPPKFAKDAIIEAIDAEIALLVVITEGIPVQDTAYAWAYNVKRGQKTRIIGPNCPGIITPGEALAGITPANITGPGPIGLVSKSGTLTYQMMFELSDFGFSTAIGIGGDPIIGTTHIDAIEAFEKDPDTKLIVMIGEIGGDAEERAAEYIKANVSKPVVGYVAGFTAPEGKTMGHAGAIVSGSSGTAQAKKEALEAAGVKVGKTPSETARLAREILQSL; encoded by the coding sequence ATGTCTATCTTCCTGAACAAGAACTCCAAGGTCATCGTCCAGGGCATCACCGGCGGTGAGGGCACCAAGCACACCGCGCTGATGCTCAAGGCCGGCACCCAGATCGTCGGCGGCGTCAACGCCCGCAAGGCCGGCACCACCGTGTCGCACACCGACAAGGACGGCAAGGACGTCGAACTCCCGGTGTTCGGCACCGTCGAAGAGGCGATGAAGGAGACCGGCGCGGACGTGTCGGTGGTGTTCGTGCCGCCGAAGTTCGCCAAGGACGCGATCATCGAGGCCATCGACGCCGAGATCGCGCTGCTGGTCGTCATCACCGAGGGCATCCCGGTGCAGGACACCGCCTATGCGTGGGCCTACAACGTCAAGAGGGGGCAGAAGACCCGCATCATCGGGCCGAACTGCCCGGGCATCATCACCCCCGGTGAGGCGCTGGCCGGTATCACCCCGGCCAACATCACCGGGCCGGGACCGATCGGGCTGGTCTCGAAGTCCGGCACCCTGACCTACCAGATGATGTTCGAGCTCAGCGACTTCGGCTTCTCCACCGCGATCGGCATCGGTGGTGACCCGATCATCGGCACCACCCACATCGACGCGATCGAGGCGTTCGAGAAGGATCCGGACACCAAGCTGATCGTGATGATCGGCGAGATCGGCGGCGACGCCGAGGAGCGTGCCGCCGAGTACATCAAGGCCAACGTCTCCAAGCCGGTCGTCGGCTATGTCGCGGGCTTCACCGCCCCGGAGGGCAAGACGATGGGCCACGCCGGCGCCATCGTGTCCGGGTCGTCGGGCACCGCGCAGGCCAAGAAGGAGGCCCTGGAGGCGGCCGGCGTGAAGGTCGGCAAGACCCCGTCGGAGACCGCGCGCCTGGCCCGCGAGATCCTGCAGAGCCTGTAG
- the sucC gene encoding ADP-forming succinate--CoA ligase subunit beta: MDLFEYQAKELFAKHNVPTTPGRVTTTAEDAKAIATEIGKPVMVKAQVKTGGRGKAGGVKYAATPDDAFTHAQNILGLDIKGHIVKKLLVSEASDIAEEYYISFLLDRANRTYLAMCSVEGGMEIEEVAATKPDRLAKVPVDPTVGVDVAFAREIAQKGHLPGEVLDSAAVTIAKLWEVFVKEDATLVEVNPLVRTPDDQILALDGKVTLDDNAAFRQPHHAEFEDRDATDPLELKAKEHDLNYVKLDGEVGIIGNGAGLVMSTLDVTAYAGEKHGGVKPANFLDIGGGASAEVMAAGLDVILNDPQVKSVFVNVFGGITACDAVATGIVKALQILGDEANKPLVVRLDGNNVEEGRRILAEANHPLVIQADTMDAGADKAAELANK; the protein is encoded by the coding sequence ATGGATCTCTTCGAATACCAGGCGAAGGAGCTGTTCGCCAAGCACAACGTGCCGACCACGCCCGGCCGGGTCACCACCACCGCCGAGGACGCCAAGGCGATCGCCACCGAGATCGGCAAGCCCGTGATGGTCAAGGCGCAGGTCAAGACCGGTGGACGCGGTAAGGCCGGCGGCGTCAAGTACGCGGCCACCCCCGACGACGCGTTCACCCACGCCCAGAACATCCTCGGACTCGACATCAAGGGCCACATCGTCAAGAAGCTGCTGGTGTCCGAGGCCAGCGACATCGCCGAGGAGTACTACATCTCCTTCCTGCTCGACCGCGCCAACCGCACCTACCTGGCCATGTGCTCGGTCGAGGGCGGTATGGAGATCGAAGAGGTCGCCGCCACCAAGCCCGACCGGCTGGCGAAGGTGCCCGTCGACCCGACCGTCGGTGTCGACGTGGCGTTCGCGCGGGAGATCGCCCAGAAGGGTCACCTGCCCGGGGAGGTGCTCGACTCCGCGGCGGTGACGATCGCCAAGCTGTGGGAGGTGTTCGTCAAGGAGGACGCCACCCTGGTCGAGGTCAACCCGCTGGTCCGCACCCCCGACGATCAGATCCTGGCCCTGGACGGCAAGGTCACCCTCGACGACAACGCGGCGTTCCGTCAGCCGCATCACGCCGAGTTCGAGGACCGTGACGCCACCGATCCGCTGGAGCTCAAGGCCAAGGAGCACGACCTCAACTACGTCAAGCTCGACGGCGAGGTCGGCATCATCGGCAACGGCGCCGGCCTGGTCATGTCGACGCTCGACGTCACCGCGTACGCCGGGGAGAAGCACGGCGGTGTGAAGCCGGCCAACTTCCTCGACATCGGCGGCGGCGCGTCGGCCGAGGTGATGGCCGCCGGCCTGGACGTCATCCTGAACGACCCGCAGGTCAAGAGCGTGTTCGTCAACGTGTTCGGCGGGATCACCGCGTGCGACGCAGTCGCCACCGGCATCGTCAAGGCGCTGCAGATCCTCGGTGACGAGGCCAACAAGCCGCTGGTGGTCCGACTCGACGGGAACAACGTGGAGGAAGGCCGGCGGATCCTGGCCGAGGCCAACCACCCGTTGGTGATCCAGGCCGACACCATGGACGCCGGTGCCGACAAGGCCGCCGAGCTGGCGAACAAGTAA
- a CDS encoding M23 family metallopeptidase, with amino-acid sequence MAKHRAVSPAGDSTDAHRHPRQGFDPHPAEITEIIPLSGFGRLSDLGADTDFYGDAWDDEWDVAFDRESEVVSAPELDDLDPDAEAPLRLVVPSEFRPDPRDERPSGHAYRDSHTDVSDGTAATDVIAIGRRGQHRKPEPTSAGKGRLMIAAMAAGATAAGAYSVVNGDDEKSSTDATVLAADQAAMPDAIDGATGGMQIVTVAQPAKAIVHAEEITKAAAFAQERAEREARLARPQFVMPTTGVWTSGFGYRWGVLHGGIDIANSVGTPILAAADGVVIETGPQGGYGIWVKLRHYDGTVTVYAHLSSVLVNVGQRVMAGDQIARMGNTGNSTGPHLHFEVLLDGVNRVDPAAWLAKRGVGPNSGYMR; translated from the coding sequence TTGGCGAAGCACCGTGCCGTATCTCCTGCGGGAGACTCGACGGACGCTCACCGCCACCCCCGCCAGGGGTTCGATCCCCATCCCGCCGAGATCACCGAGATCATTCCGCTCAGCGGTTTCGGGCGCCTGTCCGATCTCGGGGCCGACACGGACTTCTACGGCGACGCCTGGGACGACGAGTGGGACGTCGCGTTCGACCGGGAGTCCGAAGTGGTCTCGGCTCCCGAACTCGATGATCTCGATCCCGACGCCGAGGCTCCGCTGCGCCTGGTGGTGCCGTCCGAGTTCCGGCCGGATCCGCGCGACGAGCGGCCCTCCGGGCACGCCTACCGCGACAGCCACACCGATGTCAGCGACGGCACCGCGGCCACCGACGTCATCGCGATCGGCCGGCGTGGCCAGCACCGCAAGCCCGAACCGACCAGCGCCGGCAAAGGCCGCCTGATGATCGCCGCGATGGCTGCCGGAGCCACCGCGGCCGGGGCGTACTCGGTGGTCAACGGCGATGACGAGAAGTCGTCCACCGACGCCACCGTGTTGGCGGCCGATCAGGCCGCCATGCCGGATGCGATCGACGGGGCGACCGGCGGTATGCAGATCGTCACCGTCGCCCAGCCCGCCAAGGCGATCGTGCACGCCGAGGAGATCACCAAGGCCGCCGCGTTCGCCCAGGAGCGCGCGGAACGCGAGGCCCGACTGGCCCGCCCCCAGTTCGTGATGCCGACCACCGGCGTGTGGACGTCGGGTTTCGGCTACCGCTGGGGTGTGCTACACGGCGGCATCGACATCGCCAACTCCGTCGGCACGCCGATCCTGGCGGCCGCCGACGGTGTGGTGATCGAGACCGGCCCGCAGGGTGGTTACGGCATCTGGGTGAAGTTGCGGCACTACGACGGCACCGTGACGGTGTACGCGCACCTCAGTTCGGTGTTGGTCAACGTGGGCCAGCGGGTGATGGCCGGCGATCAGATCGCCCGGATGGGCAACACCGGCAACTCCACCGGCCCGCATCTGCATTTCGAGGTGCTGCTCGACGGTGTCAACCGGGTCGACCCGGCCGCGTGGCTCGCCAAGCGGGGCGTCGGCCCCAACAGCGGCTACATGCGATGA
- a CDS encoding nuclear transport factor 2 family protein: MTDFAAASDEFFRAYNDCDIDEVERRLAPDLDFAHHNRGFATRDRGELIAVLRQFVATIMPDRKFSEPSRVTVSGNTVIREATWSGHAKEDIPGFGTAGEFIELQLCSVLRFDDDGIIVEWKDYG; encoded by the coding sequence ATGACCGATTTCGCGGCCGCGTCCGACGAGTTCTTCCGCGCCTACAACGACTGCGACATCGACGAGGTCGAGCGGAGGCTGGCGCCGGACCTCGACTTCGCCCACCACAACCGGGGATTCGCCACCCGCGATCGGGGAGAGCTCATCGCGGTGTTGCGTCAGTTCGTCGCGACGATCATGCCGGACCGGAAGTTCTCCGAACCCTCCCGCGTCACCGTCTCCGGTAACACGGTGATCCGGGAGGCCACCTGGAGCGGCCATGCCAAAGAGGACATCCCGGGATTCGGCACGGCCGGGGAGTTCATCGAACTGCAGCTGTGCAGCGTGCTGCGCTTCGACGACGACGGAATCATCGTGGAGTGGAAGGACTACGGCTGA